A single genomic interval of Daucus carota subsp. sativus chromosome 1, DH1 v3.0, whole genome shotgun sequence harbors:
- the LOC108224520 gene encoding disease resistance protein RPV1-like isoform X3: protein MLKLKSVDSSSQNYSYDVFLSFRGEDTRKSFTDHLYKALQDEGLITFRDDEEIERGESIKSELENGIQQSRSWIVVFSENYAFSSWCLDELVMILKCRNESKRLLLPIFYHVDPSDIRKQSGCLCEAFSRHEEKFKREVNDTKRKDLMEKIKQWRTALTELANLGGMHLQNLTNGYESEFILKIVSVIKDKVTRNNILSITPHLVGINDSLHAINLWLRDGSANLEVFALYGIGGVGKTTIAKYVYNTSFQLFEGGSFLENIREYSERPDGLLCLQRQLLSDISKGKTPAVNNLNDGIHKIRRALHGRKLLIVLDDVDQSEQLDAIFGMREWFYHGSKIMLTTRNVHLLNAHKHCKRYAVDTMNVSNSLELFSWHAFRDSHPPECYIEQSEKILKQCQGLPLALEVLGASLHGKMRAVWTSAIQKLETFTHSKLQKILKISYESLPDDHDRELFLELACFFNGEAKSSVVVILDACKYYTTIGVDNLVDRCLLKIDTYGKLRMHQLIESMGREIVRQQSPKDPGEWSRLWHYRDSVEILEDETGTRAIEGLALDMDMTNAYQTELSTKAFSMMHKLRLLKLNKVQLRGGYRDFPKKLKWLCWHGYTQRSLPDDFPLSSLVAIDMQNSKLQKLVQGNMCLGSLKILNLSHCHCVVESPNFSQLRVLEQLILEGCASLVEINESIQMAEGLLIMNLKDCINLRKLSKNLGMLKLLETLIISGCSNLSTLPAAMKEMESLKVFQADGLDFGNSSFVIEEYVSWPIYFWGWVSKRNLGSQLLLSSLPFKSIRRLSLVNCNLHDNAFPKDFIAAPSLKYLDLSNNPIRFLPECFEGVKMLKRLTLRYCNQLQALENLPNIDSLHVTDCPLLEKIRCKEGASLISVASPWRCKKLLEMEKSFKVVPLEKMDSEMIKNCGIDDVESKKRIQIRLYNKSTFTETSCPIQAQ from the exons ATGCTGAAATTGAAGTCTGTAGATTCGTCATCTCAAAATTATAGCTATGATGTATTTTTAAGTTTCAGAGGTGAAGATACCCGCAAGAGTTTTACAGATCATCTCTATAAAGCTTTGCAAGATGAAGGACTAATTACTTTTAGAGATGACGAGGAGATTGAGAGGGGAGAGAGTATTAAATCTGAATTGGAAAATGGTATCCAACAGTCAAGGAGTTGGATAGTTGTATTCTCTGAGAACTATGCCTTTTCCAGTTGGTGCCTTGACGAACTTGTGATGATTCTCAAATGCAGGAACGAATCGAAACGTCTTCTGTTACCTATCTTCTACCATGTGGATCCATCCGATATTCGCAAACAATCTGGTTGTCTCTGTGAAGCATTCTCTAGGCATGAAGAGAAATTTAAGAGGGAAGTGAATGATACTAAGAGAAAAGATTTGATGGAAAAAATTAAGCAATGGAGGACTGCTCTTACTGAGCTTGCAAATCTGGGAGGCATGCATCTGCAAAACTTAACCAATGG GTACGAATCAGagtttatcttgaaaattgttaGCGTCATCAAAGATAAAGTGACTCGTAATAACATATTAAGTAT CACTCCGCATCTTGTTGGAATTAATGATTCATTACATGCCATTAATTTATGGTTAAGAGATGGTTCTGCTAATTTGGAAGTGTTTGCATTGTATGGTATTGGTGGAGTGGGAAAGACAACTATTGCAAAATATGTTTATAACACGAGCTTTCAACTATTTGAAGGTGGTagttttttagaaaatataaggGAATATTCTGAACGGCCAGATGGTTTACTGTGTTTACAAAGACAACTTCTTTCAGATATTTCCAAGGGAAAGACACCAGCTGTCAACAATCTTAATGATGGCATTCATAAGATACGAAGAGCCCTTCATGGTAGGAAACTTCTGATAGTTTTGGATGATGTGGATCAAAGTGAACAGTTAGATGCAATCTTTGGGATGCGAGAGTGGTTTTACCATGGAAGCAAAATTATGCTAACGACACGGAATGTGCATTTGCTGAATGCTCATAAACATTGCAAGAGATATGCTGTCGATACAATGAATGTTAGTAATTCATTGGAGTTGTTTAGTTGGCATGCATTTCGAGACAGTCACCCCCCAGAATGTTACATAGAGCAGTCAGAGAAGATACTAAAGCAATGCCAAGGTCTTCCTTTAGCTCTTGAGGTTCTAGGTGCTTCTCTGCATGGCAAGATGAGAGCTGTCTGGACGAGTGCGATACAGAAATTGGAAACTTTTACTCACTCTAAACTCCAgaagatattaaaaataagcTATGAatctttgccagatgatcatgATAGAGAATTATTTCTTGAGCTTGCGTGTTTCTTCAATGGAGAGGCCAAATCTTCTGTGGTCGTGATATTGGATGCATGTAAATACTATACAACAATTGGTGTTGATAATCTTGTTGATAGATGTCTGTTGAAAATTGATACATATGGAAAGCTGAGAATGCATCAGTTGATAGAAAGCATGGGTAGAGAAATTGTCCGTCAGCAATCACCAAAGGATCCAGGGGAATGGAGTAGACTGTGGCACTATAGGGACTCCGTTGAAATATTAGAAGATGAAACA GGTACTAGAGCAATAGAAGGTCTGGCACTAGACATGGATATGACAAATGCATATCAGACCGAGTTGAGTACAAAAGCTTTCTCGATGATGCACAAGCTAAGACTACTTAAGCTGAACAAAGTACAGCTACGTGGAGGTTACAGGGACTTCCCTAAAAAGTTGAAATGGTTATGTTGGCATGGATATACTCAAAGATCTTTACCAGATGACTTCCCTTTGAGTAGCTTAGTTGCTATTGACATGCAAAATAGTAAATTGCAAAAACTGGTGCAGGGAAATATG TGTCTTGGATCACTAAAGATTCTAAATCTTAGCCACTGCCATTGCGTTGTGGAATCGCCAAATTTTTCCCAACTTCGTGTTCTTGAGCAATTGATCCTTGAAGGTTGTGCAAGCCTAGTCGAGATTAATGAATCTATTCAAATGGCTGAAGGACTCCTGATCATGAATCTAAAGGACTGCATAAATTTAAGGAAGCTTTCAAAAAATTTGGGAATGCTAAAGTTACTGGAAACACTAATCATCTCAGGTTGTTCAAATCTTAGTACGCTTCCTGCAGCGATGAAAGAGATGGAATCTTTGAAGGTTTTCCAGGCTGATGGACTTGATTTTGGTAATTCAAGCTTTGTAATTGAGGAATATGTATCATGGCCGATATATTTTTGGGGTTGGGTATCCAAACGGAATCTAGGTTCCCAACTTCTGTTGAGTTCTTTACCGTTCAAGTCtattagaagattgagtttggTGAATTGCAATCTACATGATAATGCTTTTCCGAAGGATTTCATTGCTGCACCCTCACTCAAGTACTTAGACTTGAGTAACAACCCAATCCGTTTCCTACCAGAATGCTTCGAAGGTGTAAAAATGCTCAAGAGGCTTACATTAAGATATTGCAACCAGCTTCAAGCACTTGAAAATTTACCGAACATAGATAGCTTGCATGTCACAGATTGCCCGTTATTGGAGAAAATTAGATGCAAAGAAGGCGCATCTTTGATAAGTGTTGCTTCTCCATGGAGATGCAAGAAACTACTTGAGATGGAAAAGAGTTTCAAGGTTGTACCATTAGAAAAAATGGATTCAGAAATGATCAAAAATTGTGGTATTGATGATGTGGAATCCAAGAAAAGAATCCAGATAAGATTATACAATAAATCCACATTTACGGAAACAAGTTGCCCGATACAG GCTCAATAA
- the LOC108224520 gene encoding disease resistance protein RPV1-like isoform X1, translating to MLKLKSVDSSSQNYSYDVFLSFRGEDTRKSFTDHLYKALQDEGLITFRDDEEIERGESIKSELENGIQQSRSWIVVFSENYAFSSWCLDELVMILKCRNESKRLLLPIFYHVDPSDIRKQSGCLCEAFSRHEEKFKREVNDTKRKDLMEKIKQWRTALTELANLGGMHLQNLTNGYESEFILKIVSVIKDKVTRNNILSITPHLVGINDSLHAINLWLRDGSANLEVFALYGIGGVGKTTIAKYVYNTSFQLFEGGSFLENIREYSERPDGLLCLQRQLLSDISKGKTPAVNNLNDGIHKIRRALHGRKLLIVLDDVDQSEQLDAIFGMREWFYHGSKIMLTTRNVHLLNAHKHCKRYAVDTMNVSNSLELFSWHAFRDSHPPECYIEQSEKILKQCQGLPLALEVLGASLHGKMRAVWTSAIQKLETFTHSKLQKILKISYESLPDDHDRELFLELACFFNGEAKSSVVVILDACKYYTTIGVDNLVDRCLLKIDTYGKLRMHQLIESMGREIVRQQSPKDPGEWSRLWHYRDSVEILEDETGTRAIEGLALDMDMTNAYQTELSTKAFSMMHKLRLLKLNKVQLRGGYRDFPKKLKWLCWHGYTQRSLPDDFPLSSLVAIDMQNSKLQKLVQGNMCLGSLKILNLSHCHCVVESPNFSQLRVLEQLILEGCASLVEINESIQMAEGLLIMNLKDCINLRKLSKNLGMLKLLETLIISGCSNLSTLPAAMKEMESLKVFQADGLDFGNSSFVIEEYVSWPIYFWGWVSKRNLGSQLLLSSLPFKSIRRLSLVNCNLHDNAFPKDFIAAPSLKYLDLSNNPIRFLPECFEGVKMLKRLTLRYCNQLQALENLPNIDSLHVTDCPLLEKIRCKEGASLISVASPWRCKKLLEMEKSFKVVPLEKMDSEMIKNCGIDDVESKKRIQIRLYNKSTFTETSCPIQGVYENHCRGGTFSIFYPGSSVPILFTNKHNMASKSFVVSSHSKLRYLNTRVWYKFVPGSIRSLFIVITNKTKKRMIIYSPRCHGVPDGDEYMTWLSHWKFGSHEMGPGDEVNIFVYDWHYNTSFEVEVGVHLVYEEQEQAGDHSAKLPNIEQTCVILQNIKPWGHRGTTQLYFLGHGGVRGDVLLESIFRRICSGCGRRICTRCGRRPVRRAIQSY from the exons ATGCTGAAATTGAAGTCTGTAGATTCGTCATCTCAAAATTATAGCTATGATGTATTTTTAAGTTTCAGAGGTGAAGATACCCGCAAGAGTTTTACAGATCATCTCTATAAAGCTTTGCAAGATGAAGGACTAATTACTTTTAGAGATGACGAGGAGATTGAGAGGGGAGAGAGTATTAAATCTGAATTGGAAAATGGTATCCAACAGTCAAGGAGTTGGATAGTTGTATTCTCTGAGAACTATGCCTTTTCCAGTTGGTGCCTTGACGAACTTGTGATGATTCTCAAATGCAGGAACGAATCGAAACGTCTTCTGTTACCTATCTTCTACCATGTGGATCCATCCGATATTCGCAAACAATCTGGTTGTCTCTGTGAAGCATTCTCTAGGCATGAAGAGAAATTTAAGAGGGAAGTGAATGATACTAAGAGAAAAGATTTGATGGAAAAAATTAAGCAATGGAGGACTGCTCTTACTGAGCTTGCAAATCTGGGAGGCATGCATCTGCAAAACTTAACCAATGG GTACGAATCAGagtttatcttgaaaattgttaGCGTCATCAAAGATAAAGTGACTCGTAATAACATATTAAGTAT CACTCCGCATCTTGTTGGAATTAATGATTCATTACATGCCATTAATTTATGGTTAAGAGATGGTTCTGCTAATTTGGAAGTGTTTGCATTGTATGGTATTGGTGGAGTGGGAAAGACAACTATTGCAAAATATGTTTATAACACGAGCTTTCAACTATTTGAAGGTGGTagttttttagaaaatataaggGAATATTCTGAACGGCCAGATGGTTTACTGTGTTTACAAAGACAACTTCTTTCAGATATTTCCAAGGGAAAGACACCAGCTGTCAACAATCTTAATGATGGCATTCATAAGATACGAAGAGCCCTTCATGGTAGGAAACTTCTGATAGTTTTGGATGATGTGGATCAAAGTGAACAGTTAGATGCAATCTTTGGGATGCGAGAGTGGTTTTACCATGGAAGCAAAATTATGCTAACGACACGGAATGTGCATTTGCTGAATGCTCATAAACATTGCAAGAGATATGCTGTCGATACAATGAATGTTAGTAATTCATTGGAGTTGTTTAGTTGGCATGCATTTCGAGACAGTCACCCCCCAGAATGTTACATAGAGCAGTCAGAGAAGATACTAAAGCAATGCCAAGGTCTTCCTTTAGCTCTTGAGGTTCTAGGTGCTTCTCTGCATGGCAAGATGAGAGCTGTCTGGACGAGTGCGATACAGAAATTGGAAACTTTTACTCACTCTAAACTCCAgaagatattaaaaataagcTATGAatctttgccagatgatcatgATAGAGAATTATTTCTTGAGCTTGCGTGTTTCTTCAATGGAGAGGCCAAATCTTCTGTGGTCGTGATATTGGATGCATGTAAATACTATACAACAATTGGTGTTGATAATCTTGTTGATAGATGTCTGTTGAAAATTGATACATATGGAAAGCTGAGAATGCATCAGTTGATAGAAAGCATGGGTAGAGAAATTGTCCGTCAGCAATCACCAAAGGATCCAGGGGAATGGAGTAGACTGTGGCACTATAGGGACTCCGTTGAAATATTAGAAGATGAAACA GGTACTAGAGCAATAGAAGGTCTGGCACTAGACATGGATATGACAAATGCATATCAGACCGAGTTGAGTACAAAAGCTTTCTCGATGATGCACAAGCTAAGACTACTTAAGCTGAACAAAGTACAGCTACGTGGAGGTTACAGGGACTTCCCTAAAAAGTTGAAATGGTTATGTTGGCATGGATATACTCAAAGATCTTTACCAGATGACTTCCCTTTGAGTAGCTTAGTTGCTATTGACATGCAAAATAGTAAATTGCAAAAACTGGTGCAGGGAAATATG TGTCTTGGATCACTAAAGATTCTAAATCTTAGCCACTGCCATTGCGTTGTGGAATCGCCAAATTTTTCCCAACTTCGTGTTCTTGAGCAATTGATCCTTGAAGGTTGTGCAAGCCTAGTCGAGATTAATGAATCTATTCAAATGGCTGAAGGACTCCTGATCATGAATCTAAAGGACTGCATAAATTTAAGGAAGCTTTCAAAAAATTTGGGAATGCTAAAGTTACTGGAAACACTAATCATCTCAGGTTGTTCAAATCTTAGTACGCTTCCTGCAGCGATGAAAGAGATGGAATCTTTGAAGGTTTTCCAGGCTGATGGACTTGATTTTGGTAATTCAAGCTTTGTAATTGAGGAATATGTATCATGGCCGATATATTTTTGGGGTTGGGTATCCAAACGGAATCTAGGTTCCCAACTTCTGTTGAGTTCTTTACCGTTCAAGTCtattagaagattgagtttggTGAATTGCAATCTACATGATAATGCTTTTCCGAAGGATTTCATTGCTGCACCCTCACTCAAGTACTTAGACTTGAGTAACAACCCAATCCGTTTCCTACCAGAATGCTTCGAAGGTGTAAAAATGCTCAAGAGGCTTACATTAAGATATTGCAACCAGCTTCAAGCACTTGAAAATTTACCGAACATAGATAGCTTGCATGTCACAGATTGCCCGTTATTGGAGAAAATTAGATGCAAAGAAGGCGCATCTTTGATAAGTGTTGCTTCTCCATGGAGATGCAAGAAACTACTTGAGATGGAAAAGAGTTTCAAGGTTGTACCATTAGAAAAAATGGATTCAGAAATGATCAAAAATTGTGGTATTGATGATGTGGAATCCAAGAAAAGAATCCAGATAAGATTATACAATAAATCCACATTTACGGAAACAAGTTGCCCGATACAG GGAGTATATGAAAATCATTGCAGGGGGGGAACATTCAGCATTTTTTACCCAGGGAGTAGTGTTCCCATATTGTTCACTAATAAACATAACATGGCTTCAAAATCCTTTGTCGTATCATCACATTCTAAACTTAGATACCTAAACACTCGTGTTTGGTACAAATTTGTCCCAGGCTCAATAAGAAGTTTGTTCATCGTAATCACTAACAAGACAAAGAAAAGAATGATCATATATTCTCCAAGGTGTCATGGAGTTCCTGATGGCGATGAATACATGACATGGTTAAGCCATTGGAAATTCGGTAGTCACGAAATGGGACCTGGAGATGAGGTCAATATTTTTGTATACGATTGGCATTATAATACTAGTTTTGAGGTGGAGGTTGGAGTCCATCTTGTATATGAAGAGCAAGAACAGGCAGGTGATCACTCAGCCAAGTTACCCAACATTGAACAAACCTGTGTCATTCTGCAGAATATAAAGCCATGGGGACATCGTGGAACTACACAGCTATACTTCCTTGGACATGGTGGAGTCAGAGGAGATGTATTGCTGGAGTCTATTTTTCGCAGGATCTGTTCTGGATGTGGGAGGAGAATATGTACCAGATGTGGGAGGAGACCGGTGAGACGGGCCATTCAGTCTTACTAG
- the LOC108224520 gene encoding disease resistance protein RUN1-like isoform X2, with protein MEKIKQWRTALTELANLGGMHLQNLTNGYESEFILKIVSVIKDKVTRNNILSITPHLVGINDSLHAINLWLRDGSANLEVFALYGIGGVGKTTIAKYVYNTSFQLFEGGSFLENIREYSERPDGLLCLQRQLLSDISKGKTPAVNNLNDGIHKIRRALHGRKLLIVLDDVDQSEQLDAIFGMREWFYHGSKIMLTTRNVHLLNAHKHCKRYAVDTMNVSNSLELFSWHAFRDSHPPECYIEQSEKILKQCQGLPLALEVLGASLHGKMRAVWTSAIQKLETFTHSKLQKILKISYESLPDDHDRELFLELACFFNGEAKSSVVVILDACKYYTTIGVDNLVDRCLLKIDTYGKLRMHQLIESMGREIVRQQSPKDPGEWSRLWHYRDSVEILEDETGTRAIEGLALDMDMTNAYQTELSTKAFSMMHKLRLLKLNKVQLRGGYRDFPKKLKWLCWHGYTQRSLPDDFPLSSLVAIDMQNSKLQKLVQGNMCLGSLKILNLSHCHCVVESPNFSQLRVLEQLILEGCASLVEINESIQMAEGLLIMNLKDCINLRKLSKNLGMLKLLETLIISGCSNLSTLPAAMKEMESLKVFQADGLDFGNSSFVIEEYVSWPIYFWGWVSKRNLGSQLLLSSLPFKSIRRLSLVNCNLHDNAFPKDFIAAPSLKYLDLSNNPIRFLPECFEGVKMLKRLTLRYCNQLQALENLPNIDSLHVTDCPLLEKIRCKEGASLISVASPWRCKKLLEMEKSFKVVPLEKMDSEMIKNCGIDDVESKKRIQIRLYNKSTFTETSCPIQGVYENHCRGGTFSIFYPGSSVPILFTNKHNMASKSFVVSSHSKLRYLNTRVWYKFVPGSIRSLFIVITNKTKKRMIIYSPRCHGVPDGDEYMTWLSHWKFGSHEMGPGDEVNIFVYDWHYNTSFEVEVGVHLVYEEQEQAGDHSAKLPNIEQTCVILQNIKPWGHRGTTQLYFLGHGGVRGDVLLESIFRRICSGCGRRICTRCGRRPVRRAIQSY; from the exons ATGGAAAAAATTAAGCAATGGAGGACTGCTCTTACTGAGCTTGCAAATCTGGGAGGCATGCATCTGCAAAACTTAACCAATGG GTACGAATCAGagtttatcttgaaaattgttaGCGTCATCAAAGATAAAGTGACTCGTAATAACATATTAAGTAT CACTCCGCATCTTGTTGGAATTAATGATTCATTACATGCCATTAATTTATGGTTAAGAGATGGTTCTGCTAATTTGGAAGTGTTTGCATTGTATGGTATTGGTGGAGTGGGAAAGACAACTATTGCAAAATATGTTTATAACACGAGCTTTCAACTATTTGAAGGTGGTagttttttagaaaatataaggGAATATTCTGAACGGCCAGATGGTTTACTGTGTTTACAAAGACAACTTCTTTCAGATATTTCCAAGGGAAAGACACCAGCTGTCAACAATCTTAATGATGGCATTCATAAGATACGAAGAGCCCTTCATGGTAGGAAACTTCTGATAGTTTTGGATGATGTGGATCAAAGTGAACAGTTAGATGCAATCTTTGGGATGCGAGAGTGGTTTTACCATGGAAGCAAAATTATGCTAACGACACGGAATGTGCATTTGCTGAATGCTCATAAACATTGCAAGAGATATGCTGTCGATACAATGAATGTTAGTAATTCATTGGAGTTGTTTAGTTGGCATGCATTTCGAGACAGTCACCCCCCAGAATGTTACATAGAGCAGTCAGAGAAGATACTAAAGCAATGCCAAGGTCTTCCTTTAGCTCTTGAGGTTCTAGGTGCTTCTCTGCATGGCAAGATGAGAGCTGTCTGGACGAGTGCGATACAGAAATTGGAAACTTTTACTCACTCTAAACTCCAgaagatattaaaaataagcTATGAatctttgccagatgatcatgATAGAGAATTATTTCTTGAGCTTGCGTGTTTCTTCAATGGAGAGGCCAAATCTTCTGTGGTCGTGATATTGGATGCATGTAAATACTATACAACAATTGGTGTTGATAATCTTGTTGATAGATGTCTGTTGAAAATTGATACATATGGAAAGCTGAGAATGCATCAGTTGATAGAAAGCATGGGTAGAGAAATTGTCCGTCAGCAATCACCAAAGGATCCAGGGGAATGGAGTAGACTGTGGCACTATAGGGACTCCGTTGAAATATTAGAAGATGAAACA GGTACTAGAGCAATAGAAGGTCTGGCACTAGACATGGATATGACAAATGCATATCAGACCGAGTTGAGTACAAAAGCTTTCTCGATGATGCACAAGCTAAGACTACTTAAGCTGAACAAAGTACAGCTACGTGGAGGTTACAGGGACTTCCCTAAAAAGTTGAAATGGTTATGTTGGCATGGATATACTCAAAGATCTTTACCAGATGACTTCCCTTTGAGTAGCTTAGTTGCTATTGACATGCAAAATAGTAAATTGCAAAAACTGGTGCAGGGAAATATG TGTCTTGGATCACTAAAGATTCTAAATCTTAGCCACTGCCATTGCGTTGTGGAATCGCCAAATTTTTCCCAACTTCGTGTTCTTGAGCAATTGATCCTTGAAGGTTGTGCAAGCCTAGTCGAGATTAATGAATCTATTCAAATGGCTGAAGGACTCCTGATCATGAATCTAAAGGACTGCATAAATTTAAGGAAGCTTTCAAAAAATTTGGGAATGCTAAAGTTACTGGAAACACTAATCATCTCAGGTTGTTCAAATCTTAGTACGCTTCCTGCAGCGATGAAAGAGATGGAATCTTTGAAGGTTTTCCAGGCTGATGGACTTGATTTTGGTAATTCAAGCTTTGTAATTGAGGAATATGTATCATGGCCGATATATTTTTGGGGTTGGGTATCCAAACGGAATCTAGGTTCCCAACTTCTGTTGAGTTCTTTACCGTTCAAGTCtattagaagattgagtttggTGAATTGCAATCTACATGATAATGCTTTTCCGAAGGATTTCATTGCTGCACCCTCACTCAAGTACTTAGACTTGAGTAACAACCCAATCCGTTTCCTACCAGAATGCTTCGAAGGTGTAAAAATGCTCAAGAGGCTTACATTAAGATATTGCAACCAGCTTCAAGCACTTGAAAATTTACCGAACATAGATAGCTTGCATGTCACAGATTGCCCGTTATTGGAGAAAATTAGATGCAAAGAAGGCGCATCTTTGATAAGTGTTGCTTCTCCATGGAGATGCAAGAAACTACTTGAGATGGAAAAGAGTTTCAAGGTTGTACCATTAGAAAAAATGGATTCAGAAATGATCAAAAATTGTGGTATTGATGATGTGGAATCCAAGAAAAGAATCCAGATAAGATTATACAATAAATCCACATTTACGGAAACAAGTTGCCCGATACAG GGAGTATATGAAAATCATTGCAGGGGGGGAACATTCAGCATTTTTTACCCAGGGAGTAGTGTTCCCATATTGTTCACTAATAAACATAACATGGCTTCAAAATCCTTTGTCGTATCATCACATTCTAAACTTAGATACCTAAACACTCGTGTTTGGTACAAATTTGTCCCAGGCTCAATAAGAAGTTTGTTCATCGTAATCACTAACAAGACAAAGAAAAGAATGATCATATATTCTCCAAGGTGTCATGGAGTTCCTGATGGCGATGAATACATGACATGGTTAAGCCATTGGAAATTCGGTAGTCACGAAATGGGACCTGGAGATGAGGTCAATATTTTTGTATACGATTGGCATTATAATACTAGTTTTGAGGTGGAGGTTGGAGTCCATCTTGTATATGAAGAGCAAGAACAGGCAGGTGATCACTCAGCCAAGTTACCCAACATTGAACAAACCTGTGTCATTCTGCAGAATATAAAGCCATGGGGACATCGTGGAACTACACAGCTATACTTCCTTGGACATGGTGGAGTCAGAGGAGATGTATTGCTGGAGTCTATTTTTCGCAGGATCTGTTCTGGATGTGGGAGGAGAATATGTACCAGATGTGGGAGGAGACCGGTGAGACGGGCCATTCAGTCTTACTAG